The following proteins come from a genomic window of Campylobacter concisus:
- the pyrH gene encoding UMP kinase encodes MSKRKRVLVKFSGEALAGENGFGIDTAVLKFIANEIKELVENGIEVGIVIGGGNIIRGVSAAKDGIIKRTSGDHMGMLATVINSIAMREALERSGLEVRVQSAIKMEAICETFIVGRAQRHLEKGRVVIFAAGTGNPFFTTDTAATLRAIEIGSDMIIKATKVDGVYDKDPKKFKDAKLLKSLNYEKAMSDDIKVMDDTAIALAKDNSLPILVCNMFKAGNLLKIINEEEAALYSVVK; translated from the coding sequence ATGAGTAAAAGAAAACGCGTATTGGTTAAATTTTCAGGCGAAGCTTTAGCGGGAGAAAATGGTTTTGGCATAGATACGGCGGTGCTTAAATTTATAGCAAATGAGATAAAAGAGCTTGTCGAAAATGGTATCGAGGTTGGCATCGTGATAGGTGGTGGCAACATTATACGTGGTGTGAGTGCTGCAAAAGATGGCATCATCAAACGAACAAGTGGTGATCACATGGGCATGCTAGCAACTGTTATAAATTCGATCGCGATGCGTGAAGCTTTAGAACGAAGTGGGCTAGAGGTAAGAGTGCAAAGTGCAATCAAAATGGAAGCGATCTGTGAGACCTTCATCGTGGGACGTGCGCAGCGCCATTTAGAAAAAGGCAGAGTTGTTATATTTGCTGCAGGTACTGGCAATCCTTTCTTTACAACTGATACAGCAGCAACTTTAAGAGCTATTGAGATCGGCTCAGATATGATCATAAAAGCTACAAAGGTTGATGGCGTTTATGATAAAGACCCGAAAAAATTCAAAGATGCAAAACTTTTAAAATCACTAAACTATGAAAAGGCAATGAGCGATGATATCAAGGTTATGGACGATACTGCCATAGCTTTAGCAAAAGATAACTCACTGCCTATTTTGGTTTGTAATATGTTTAAGGCTGGAAATTTATTAAAAATAATAAATGAAGAAGAAGCGGCCCTATACTCAGTAGTAAAATAA
- a CDS encoding FtsX-like permease family protein codes for MRSLKNHLGFILPLIALLFSVQFSLTADKVVRDYERLMGNDYNIVIVSSKELSEPVLKPIVSNLASLEPLSPQKIIDRLSNDISAKNLSILQNALPKFYSLKLSEFPTPQYMDELKQKLLKFDGITKVETFSKTHDKVFKMLNLAKSISYAFMAILCVIGLMLMLKQAKIWLFEHRERIEIMTLFGAPFWLKSAMLYKSAMVDSLVATVAVSAFFFFLPSIEIFRENAASIDVVLPSLDPSRDIFILFGVAMFLSIFAVSLVMSKARKSTI; via the coding sequence ATGAGATCGCTTAAAAACCATCTTGGATTCATCTTGCCGCTAATCGCGCTTTTGTTTTCCGTACAGTTTAGTCTAACTGCTGATAAGGTTGTAAGAGATTATGAAAGGCTCATGGGAAATGACTACAATATCGTCATAGTTTCAAGCAAAGAGTTAAGCGAGCCCGTTCTAAAGCCGATTGTGAGTAATCTAGCTAGCCTCGAGCCACTAAGTCCGCAAAAGATCATCGACCGCCTCTCAAATGACATCTCTGCTAAAAATTTGTCCATACTGCAAAATGCACTACCTAAATTTTACTCACTAAAACTTAGCGAATTTCCGACACCGCAGTACATGGATGAGCTAAAGCAAAAGCTTTTAAAATTTGATGGGATCACAAAGGTCGAGACATTTTCAAAGACACACGATAAGGTCTTTAAAATGCTAAATTTAGCCAAAAGTATATCGTATGCTTTTATGGCGATACTTTGTGTAATAGGGCTTATGCTTATGCTAAAGCAGGCTAAAATTTGGCTATTTGAGCATAGAGAGCGTATTGAGATTATGACGCTTTTTGGAGCACCATTTTGGCTAAAATCAGCCATGCTTTACAAATCAGCCATGGTTGATAGCCTAGTCGCTACCGTTGCCGTCAGTGCATTTTTCTTTTTCTTGCCTAGTATTGAAATTTTTAGAGAAAATGCCGCAAGTATTGATGTGGTATTGCCTAGTCTTGATCCTTCAAGGGATATTTTTATTTTATTTGGCGTGGCTATGTTTTTAAGTATTTTTGCTGTTAGTTTAGTGATGAGTAAGGCTAGAAAAAGCACGATATGA
- a CDS encoding RluA family pseudouridine synthase, with the protein MIKFNVLNSSRLDVAVAKELQISRNQALNLIKDSLVSVNLKPVSKPSFLLNENDKICVNFAPKKEVQNEYEVNFDIPIIYEDDDLMVLNKPPQIVVHQAPSVKEATLVEWLNKKGFMLSNLNGDVRAGIVHRLDKGTSGAIVVAKNNFAHAKLSEQLSDKSMGRIYLALTDLPLKEDVIIDKPIGRNPNNHLKKAIVADAKFAKSAFVNLLSENGINLIAAKLFTGRTHQIRVHLASINRHILGDDLYGFKSQGDKISRVMLHAYMLYFIHPRTGKRVEFIAKTYDDFNQIIYKKIPKEIFDEKICPTHIDTIFSSFLSGMRL; encoded by the coding sequence TTGATTAAATTTAATGTTTTAAATAGCTCAAGACTCGACGTTGCAGTGGCCAAAGAGCTTCAAATTTCACGTAATCAAGCTTTAAATTTGATAAAAGACTCCCTTGTAAGCGTAAATTTAAAACCAGTCTCAAAACCAAGCTTTTTGTTAAATGAAAATGATAAAATTTGCGTAAATTTTGCCCCAAAAAAAGAGGTACAAAACGAGTACGAAGTAAATTTCGATATCCCGATTATATATGAAGACGACGATCTCATGGTGCTAAACAAGCCCCCGCAAATCGTCGTCCACCAAGCCCCAAGCGTCAAAGAGGCGACGTTAGTTGAGTGGCTAAATAAAAAAGGATTTATGCTTTCAAATTTAAACGGCGACGTAAGAGCTGGCATCGTCCACCGCCTAGACAAGGGCACGAGCGGCGCTATCGTCGTCGCTAAAAATAACTTCGCTCACGCAAAACTAAGCGAGCAGCTAAGCGATAAGAGCATGGGGCGAATTTATCTAGCGCTCACCGACTTGCCCCTAAAAGAGGATGTCATCATTGATAAGCCAATTGGCAGAAACCCAAACAATCATCTAAAAAAAGCGATCGTCGCTGACGCTAAATTTGCAAAAAGTGCCTTTGTAAATTTACTAAGCGAAAATGGCATAAATTTAATAGCAGCAAAACTTTTTACAGGCAGGACTCATCAGATAAGAGTGCATCTTGCTAGCATAAACCGCCATATTTTAGGCGATGATTTATACGGATTTAAGAGCCAAGGCGATAAAATAAGCAGAGTTATGCTTCACGCTTATATGCTTTATTTTATCCATCCGCGAACTGGCAAAAGGGTGGAATTTATTGCAAAAACGTATGATGACTTTAACCAAATAATTTACAAAAAAATTCCCAAGGAGATTTTTGATGAAAAAATTTGCCCTACGCATATTGACACCATTTTTAGCAGCTTTCTTAGCGGGATGCGGCTCTAG
- a CDS encoding murein hydrolase activator EnvC family protein has product MRKGIFIFLLAFSIVFASNTKEKIKDSKNSLRSSQAMSEQLSKKLDDLAGDIVSGEKKLRGISGDITNLKGQISVLETNASKALIELDDLTKQNKELERTQKELEQNMIRIIAEDLSFDLLMSATEGKQSEESIISSQILTKLNAITKEDFKRLSQNYEDTIEKIKNKSNKISEINSSIKNYRRKQSDLQNLESTQKNTINGLKRDKEIYSKKLAKLQAQQDELRKTLEQLAIMQKQEDEAARAAREKQEKVASKGGKKGEKSQPMSGGYQTSSVKKYSGVKTIAPLDSYTVKQKFGNYVDPIYNIKIFNESVTLRSTTPDAKVKSVLNGKVVFAKVTPMLENVVIIENENGIHTIYAHLSQIAPTVKVGSVVQKGYVIGRVRNDLTFEVTQRNYHIDPLEMISK; this is encoded by the coding sequence ATGAGAAAAGGAATTTTTATATTTTTGCTAGCTTTTAGTATAGTTTTTGCGTCAAATACTAAAGAGAAGATCAAAGACTCCAAAAATTCTCTAAGATCAAGTCAGGCGATGAGTGAACAGCTCAGTAAAAAGCTTGATGACTTAGCCGGTGATATCGTAAGTGGCGAGAAAAAACTTCGAGGTATAAGTGGTGATATCACAAATTTAAAAGGTCAAATTTCAGTTCTTGAGACAAATGCTTCAAAAGCACTTATTGAGCTTGATGATCTAACTAAGCAAAACAAAGAGCTAGAACGCACTCAAAAGGAGCTTGAGCAAAACATGATAAGGATCATCGCAGAAGATTTGTCTTTTGATCTTTTGATGTCTGCAACTGAGGGCAAGCAAAGCGAGGAGAGCATCATCTCGTCTCAAATTTTAACCAAGCTAAATGCCATCACAAAAGAGGATTTTAAAAGGCTTAGCCAGAACTATGAAGATACGATTGAGAAGATAAAAAATAAATCAAACAAAATAAGCGAGATAAACTCAAGCATCAAAAACTATAGACGCAAGCAAAGTGACTTGCAAAATTTAGAAAGTACGCAAAAAAATACTATAAACGGACTAAAGCGTGATAAAGAAATTTACAGCAAAAAGCTAGCCAAGCTTCAAGCCCAGCAAGATGAGCTAAGAAAGACGCTAGAGCAGCTTGCTATCATGCAAAAACAAGAAGATGAAGCCGCACGTGCTGCTAGAGAAAAACAAGAAAAAGTAGCCAGTAAGGGTGGCAAAAAAGGCGAAAAAAGCCAGCCAATGAGTGGAGGCTATCAAACAAGCTCGGTCAAAAAATATTCAGGTGTAAAGACAATTGCTCCTCTTGATAGCTACACTGTAAAGCAAAAATTTGGAAACTACGTAGATCCAATATATAACATCAAAATTTTTAACGAGTCAGTCACGCTTCGCTCAACCACACCAGATGCCAAGGTCAAAAGCGTGCTAAATGGTAAAGTAGTCTTTGCAAAAGTAACTCCGATGCTTGAAAATGTAGTCATTATAGAAAACGAAAATGGCATCCATACGATCTACGCTCACCTAAGCCAGATCGCACCGACTGTAAAAGTCGGCTCAGTCGTGCAAAAAGGCTACGTTATAGGCCGAGTTAGAAACGATCTAACCTTTGAAGTGACGCAAAGAAACTACCACATCGATCCACTTGAAATGATCTCAAAATAG
- a CDS encoding DNA-directed RNA polymerase subunit omega — translation MRTEQITARALKQVGDDRYKLSLIVAKRAEALANGAVVLVETDTSKMKFADIALLEVAEGKIGLEAIVEGK, via the coding sequence ATGAGAACAGAACAAATAACAGCAAGAGCGTTAAAACAAGTTGGTGATGATAGATATAAACTTTCACTTATCGTAGCAAAGCGTGCAGAAGCACTAGCAAATGGAGCAGTAGTGCTTGTAGAAACCGATACTTCAAAGATGAAATTTGCTGACATTGCGCTACTTGAAGTAGCTGAGGGCAAAATAGGCTTAGAGGCAATAGTTGAAGGAAAATAG
- a CDS encoding cell division ATP-binding protein FtsE, producing the protein MQEIISARNLSLAYERDEIVINSVNLDIYANDFVFITGKSGSGKSTLLKSFYGEISPLAGELNVCMTQMDDIDDKRLCELRQRVGIIFQNYRLINEWNVERNVMLPLIIKGINQNVSKKQVAKLLKHVNMLHKADKYPRELSGGEQQRVAMARALAHNPNLLLCDEPTGNLDEYSSDVIWSLLKSAREFLGTSVVVVTHHIPSTLRIPYRHFVIENGGVHEIA; encoded by the coding sequence ATGCAAGAGATAATTAGTGCAAGGAATTTGAGCCTAGCTTATGAACGCGATGAAATCGTAATTAATAGCGTCAATTTAGATATTTATGCAAATGATTTTGTCTTTATTACAGGCAAGAGCGGAAGTGGAAAAAGCACGCTTTTAAAATCATTTTATGGAGAAATTTCACCTCTTGCTGGAGAGCTAAATGTCTGCATGACACAAATGGACGACATCGATGATAAAAGACTTTGTGAGCTTAGGCAGCGAGTTGGCATTATATTTCAAAATTATCGCTTGATAAATGAATGGAATGTGGAAAGAAACGTCATGTTGCCCCTCATCATCAAAGGCATCAATCAAAATGTGAGCAAAAAGCAAGTGGCTAAACTTTTAAAACATGTAAATATGCTTCACAAGGCAGATAAATACCCTCGTGAGCTAAGCGGTGGCGAGCAGCAAAGAGTGGCGATGGCAAGGGCTCTAGCGCACAATCCAAATTTGCTTTTATGCGACGAGCCAACTGGAAATTTAGACGAATACTCAAGCGATGTCATCTGGTCACTTTTAAAATCAGCTAGGGAATTTTTAGGCACGAGCGTAGTGGTTGTTACGCACCATATCCCATCGACACTTCGTATCCCATACCGTCACTTCGTTATAGAAAATGGAGGCGTGCATGAGATCGCTTAA
- a CDS encoding RelA/SpoT family protein produces MKENSLFLEQLIEQILPCKNVSEAITLLFSLCERSDKLDKAIDSCVTSHAGQYRKSGEPYAIHPILVASIVANMGGDESMVIAALLHDVVEDTEVTLSEVQAEFGDEVAKLVEGLTKIVAIRENKLASSSSNEKLASSALTFRKMLLISIEDVRVLVVKLCDRLHNMLTLDALKVEKQKRIAEETLMVYAPIAHRLGISSIKNILEDLSFKYAMPEEYAKIDSFLNKNKQQLSLKLNAFYEKVSQILLENGFIEGTFEIQKRIKHYYSIYLKMQRKGISIEEVLDLLAIRILVQKPLDCYLALGNLHINFNPLISRFKDYIALPKQNGYQTIHTTIFDNKSIFEAQVRTYDMHKTAEYGVAAHWKYKNGEGSLLNPKLDWLNDIGMQNNEAESNVEELYEYAKDSLYIEDIAVYSPKGEVFTLPRGATALDYAYEIHTEIGLYAKEAYINRVRMPLLTELKNGDIVRIVTGEEAKFRCSWINSVRTGKARATIRTYCKQKIKDINYKIAVDILKSVFGVSKDRILDWIEHENLGKKVFRAATESDFLQEVVNMLKKYIKKERPFMISLGDKYQVKKQKFENIVIYSNHKISNVEFDYCCNPKRGDSIVGFKNGHNVTVHHKLCERAGKLMDKGNEIIFVKWTRNAPHRYKILLNLENRKGALAEFLTYLARLDVNLATISLNEANDLSGDTFEISVEIAENIDANELREKIKDRYKIIDFVSQSDPYHN; encoded by the coding sequence TTGAAGGAAAATAGTCTTTTTTTAGAGCAGCTAATAGAACAAATTTTACCTTGTAAAAATGTTTCAGAAGCTATAACGCTGCTCTTTTCTCTTTGCGAACGAAGCGATAAATTAGACAAAGCTATAGATAGCTGTGTCACATCTCATGCTGGTCAATATCGCAAAAGTGGCGAGCCATACGCAATCCATCCTATCTTAGTAGCATCAATAGTAGCAAATATGGGCGGAGATGAGAGTATGGTTATAGCTGCACTACTTCACGATGTAGTTGAAGATACTGAAGTTACGCTTAGCGAAGTCCAGGCTGAATTTGGTGATGAAGTGGCGAAGCTGGTTGAAGGACTTACAAAGATAGTTGCTATAAGAGAAAACAAACTTGCAAGCTCAAGTAGTAATGAAAAACTAGCAAGCTCGGCACTAACCTTTAGAAAAATGCTTTTAATCTCCATTGAGGATGTTAGAGTTCTTGTGGTTAAGCTTTGTGACAGACTTCATAATATGCTAACCCTTGATGCGTTAAAGGTAGAAAAACAAAAACGAATTGCTGAAGAGACGCTTATGGTCTATGCTCCGATTGCTCATAGACTTGGAATTTCATCGATTAAAAACATACTTGAAGATCTAAGCTTTAAATATGCGATGCCAGAAGAATACGCCAAGATTGATAGCTTTTTAAATAAAAATAAGCAGCAGCTTAGCCTTAAACTAAATGCTTTTTACGAGAAAGTAAGTCAAATTTTGCTTGAAAATGGCTTTATTGAGGGCACTTTCGAGATTCAAAAACGTATAAAACATTACTATTCGATTTATTTAAAAATGCAAAGAAAAGGTATTTCGATTGAAGAGGTACTTGATTTGCTCGCTATTAGAATTCTTGTGCAAAAGCCACTTGATTGCTACCTTGCGCTTGGAAATTTGCATATAAATTTTAACCCTCTTATTTCGAGATTTAAGGATTATATTGCACTTCCAAAGCAAAATGGCTATCAAACGATACATACAACTATTTTTGATAATAAGAGTATTTTTGAGGCACAAGTTCGTACTTACGATATGCACAAAACCGCTGAATATGGTGTCGCAGCTCACTGGAAATACAAAAACGGCGAGGGTAGTCTTTTAAATCCAAAGCTTGACTGGCTAAACGACATTGGTATGCAAAATAATGAAGCTGAAAGTAATGTCGAAGAGCTTTATGAATATGCAAAAGATAGTCTTTACATAGAAGATATTGCGGTCTATTCGCCAAAAGGTGAGGTTTTTACGCTTCCACGCGGGGCTACCGCACTTGATTATGCTTATGAGATTCACACAGAGATCGGACTTTACGCAAAAGAAGCTTATATAAATCGCGTCAGAATGCCACTTTTAACAGAGCTAAAAAACGGCGATATTGTAAGGATTGTAACTGGCGAAGAGGCAAAATTTCGCTGTTCATGGATAAATAGCGTTCGAACTGGTAAAGCAAGGGCTACGATAAGAACATACTGCAAGCAAAAGATAAAAGATATAAATTATAAAATTGCAGTTGATATTTTAAAGTCAGTTTTTGGCGTTTCTAAAGATAGAATTTTAGACTGGATAGAGCATGAAAATTTAGGCAAAAAAGTTTTTCGTGCTGCAACTGAAAGTGATTTTTTGCAAGAGGTCGTAAATATGCTTAAAAAGTATATAAAAAAAGAGCGTCCTTTTATGATCTCTTTGGGCGATAAATATCAGGTTAAAAAGCAAAAATTTGAAAATATCGTAATCTATTCAAATCATAAAATTTCAAATGTCGAGTTTGACTATTGTTGTAACCCAAAAAGAGGCGATAGTATAGTTGGCTTTAAAAATGGGCACAATGTGACAGTGCATCACAAGCTTTGTGAGCGTGCTGGAAAGCTTATGGATAAGGGCAATGAGATCATATTTGTCAAATGGACTAGAAATGCCCCACATAGATATAAAATTTTATTAAATCTTGAGAACAGAAAAGGCGCGTTGGCTGAATTTTTAACATATCTTGCTAGACTAGATGTAAATTTGGCTACAATCTCGCTAAACGAAGCAAATGACCTTAGCGGTGATACATTTGAGATAAGTGTTGAGATAGCCGAAAATATCGATGCAAACGAGCTAAGAGAGAAGATCAAAGATAGATATAAGATTATAGATTTTGTTTCGCAAAGCGATCCATACCATAACTAG
- a CDS encoding FtsW/RodA/SpoVE family cell cycle protein yields MIKLDRRILTHFDFIQPFLIIPIIAISYILVSEANDILANKQLVYFGIGFVSFCVAFLLPIRRIDWIIPMFYWVCIVLLLSVDLFGVSKLGAKRWLEIPFVHFTLQPSELMKPAFLLMLAYLIKQRPPETNGYGLKDFLKLSFYILLPFALIMKEPDLGTALILLIVGYTILFVIGVNKKIWITIILAIGFLAPVLYENLHDYQKKRIHDFIAEEPSYHVKQSIIAIGSGGLKGKPKDEATQTHFKFLPIATSDFIFAYNIERFGFYGGLFLLGLYGALITHLLSLNYGLKNDYFTQVTTTGIAALIFVYVGVNVSMTIGFAPVVGVPLPFFSYGGSSFVTFMVLFGILQNLLTFRFDRTYSFIKIHF; encoded by the coding sequence TTGATAAAACTAGATCGGCGTATTTTAACACATTTTGATTTTATTCAGCCGTTTTTAATCATCCCAATCATAGCCATCTCATACATCCTAGTCTCCGAAGCAAACGACATTTTGGCAAACAAACAGCTTGTATATTTTGGCATAGGATTTGTCTCATTTTGTGTCGCATTTTTGTTGCCCATTAGGCGTATAGACTGGATTATTCCGATGTTTTACTGGGTCTGCATCGTGCTGCTTTTAAGCGTCGATCTCTTTGGCGTTAGCAAGCTAGGAGCCAAACGCTGGCTAGAAATTCCTTTCGTTCACTTCACACTTCAGCCATCAGAACTGATGAAGCCAGCCTTTTTACTGATGCTAGCCTATCTCATTAAACAGCGTCCTCCAGAGACTAATGGATACGGACTAAAAGATTTTTTAAAGCTTAGTTTTTACATACTTTTGCCATTTGCGCTCATTATGAAAGAGCCTGATCTTGGCACTGCACTCATACTTTTGATAGTTGGCTACACCATCCTTTTTGTTATCGGTGTAAATAAAAAAATTTGGATCACCATCATCCTTGCGATAGGCTTTTTGGCGCCGGTTTTGTATGAAAATTTACATGACTATCAAAAGAAAAGGATCCACGACTTTATCGCTGAAGAGCCAAGCTATCACGTCAAACAAAGTATCATCGCCATAGGTAGCGGTGGACTCAAAGGCAAGCCAAAAGATGAGGCAACTCAGACGCACTTTAAATTTTTGCCAATCGCCACTAGTGACTTCATCTTTGCCTACAATATTGAGCGTTTTGGCTTTTATGGTGGATTATTTCTGCTTGGGCTTTATGGGGCACTTATAACACATCTTTTAAGTTTAAATTACGGTCTAAAAAACGACTACTTTACACAAGTTACCACCACGGGGATTGCTGCGCTAATCTTCGTTTACGTCGGCGTAAATGTCTCGATGACTATCGGTTTTGCACCAGTTGTAGGTGTGCCACTACCATTTTTTAGTTATGGCGGAAGTAGCTTTGTTACATTTATGGTGCTTTTTGGAATTTTACAAAATTTGTTAACTTTTAGATTTGATAGAACTTATAGCTTTATAAAAATTCACTTCTAA
- the trmB gene encoding tRNA (guanosine(46)-N7)-methyltransferase TrmB, with amino-acid sequence MPNFITSSLKDISFPFGNDKVKFLWQANGRNEKLIYTKNEEEGFFLVVKDGKNGIVVKGEKLTKPAKVGLLQEALELFKEQSCNGIISQAFAVKKTNLTKKVSEILSLEEFAPAFSELKDKFKEIFIEIGFGSGRHLLYQAKNNPKALVIGIEVYKPSIEQVAKLAKANGLENVRLINTDARLLLSLVGSNLVDRVFLHFPVPWDKAEHRRVVSTAFALECERILKVGGKFELRSDSKEYCDFSLSKFLEPANSKIEAFKNRNLEVTSKYEDRWRRQDKDIYDVIYTCEVKSDESLLAGDFSFKEKTSVKNIIKNFKNFIIKKEDYFLHFEEIYIINEDEILLKVAFGAFNKPEQCFIKISDEKSEYFIRKPILIRENLAAHELLKEYLADARDN; translated from the coding sequence ATGCCAAATTTTATAACTTCATCTTTAAAAGATATCTCATTTCCTTTTGGAAATGACAAGGTCAAATTTCTTTGGCAGGCAAATGGACGAAACGAGAAGCTCATCTATACAAAAAATGAAGAAGAGGGTTTTTTTCTAGTCGTAAAAGATGGTAAAAACGGTATAGTCGTAAAGGGTGAAAAGCTTACAAAGCCAGCTAAAGTGGGCCTTTTGCAAGAAGCGTTGGAGCTTTTTAAAGAGCAAAGTTGCAACGGTATCATCAGCCAAGCATTTGCCGTAAAAAAGACAAATTTAACCAAAAAAGTGAGCGAAATTTTAAGCCTTGAAGAGTTTGCGCCAGCCTTTAGCGAGCTAAAAGATAAATTTAAAGAGATATTTATCGAGATAGGCTTTGGCTCTGGCAGGCACTTGCTCTATCAAGCCAAAAACAATCCAAAAGCCCTAGTTATCGGCATAGAAGTCTATAAACCAAGCATCGAGCAAGTAGCAAAGCTAGCCAAGGCAAATGGCCTAGAAAACGTGCGTCTTATAAACACTGACGCAAGGCTCTTACTCTCGCTTGTAGGATCAAATTTGGTTGATAGAGTCTTTTTGCATTTTCCGGTGCCTTGGGATAAGGCCGAGCATAGACGCGTGGTCTCAACGGCGTTTGCACTTGAGTGCGAGAGGATATTAAAAGTGGGCGGTAAATTTGAGCTAAGGAGTGATAGCAAGGAGTATTGCGACTTTAGTTTGAGTAAATTTTTAGAGCCTGCAAACTCAAAAATCGAAGCTTTTAAAAATAGAAATTTAGAAGTAACTAGCAAGTATGAAGACCGCTGGAGACGCCAAGATAAGGATATTTATGATGTCATTTATACTTGTGAGGTCAAAAGCGACGAGAGCCTTTTGGCTGGGGATTTTAGCTTTAAAGAAAAGACAAGCGTAAAAAATATCATTAAAAATTTTAAAAATTTTATCATCAAAAAAGAAGATTATTTTTTACATTTTGAAGAAATTTATATCATAAATGAAGATGAAATTTTACTAAAAGTTGCTTTTGGAGCATTTAATAAACCTGAGCAATGTTTTATCAAAATAAGCGATGAAAAAAGCGAATATTTTATAAGAAAACCGATCTTAATTCGTGAGAATTTAGCTGCACACGAGCTTTTGAAGGAGTATTTGGCTGATGCAAGAGATAATTAG
- a CDS encoding fibronectin type III domain-containing protein produces the protein MKKFALRILTPFLAAFLAGCGSSVPTQQSMSLPTITSLKTISDMTEVGFEWNPVTDESVVGYYLYRSNPNDANSKMQLVADIKDRFATHYVDRNLVPETTYSYQMRTYSSNAISQPGTIATATTKPLLDSVPFAQAITGLPGRVKVIWRPHPDSTVASYIIQRSDAGRNKFSQIAEINGRLNAEYIDTDVKAGSSYEYRILVKTSSGVVSKPSQNISATTKELP, from the coding sequence ATGAAAAAATTTGCCCTACGCATATTGACACCATTTTTAGCAGCTTTCTTAGCGGGATGCGGCTCTAGCGTACCGACTCAGCAAAGCATGTCGCTACCTACGATTACAAGTTTAAAAACTATTTCAGACATGACAGAAGTTGGTTTTGAATGGAACCCAGTAACCGATGAAAGCGTTGTTGGATACTATCTCTACCGCTCAAATCCAAATGATGCCAACTCAAAAATGCAGCTAGTTGCGGACATAAAAGACCGCTTTGCAACGCACTATGTAGACCGCAACTTAGTACCGGAGACCACATACTCATACCAGATGAGAACCTACTCAAGCAACGCCATCTCTCAACCAGGCACAATCGCAACTGCGACTACTAAGCCACTACTTGACTCTGTACCATTTGCGCAAGCTATCACAGGGCTTCCAGGTCGCGTAAAAGTGATCTGGAGACCACATCCTGATAGCACAGTAGCTAGCTACATCATCCAAAGAAGCGATGCAGGACGTAATAAATTTAGCCAAATAGCAGAGATAAATGGTAGGCTAAATGCAGAGTATATTGATACTGACGTAAAAGCTGGAAGTTCTTATGAGTATAGAATTTTAGTAAAAACATCTTCAGGCGTTGTCTCAAAACCAAGTCAAAATATCAGTGCAACAACAAAGGAGTTACCCTAA